The Amblyomma americanum isolate KBUSLIRL-KWMA chromosome 5, ASM5285725v1, whole genome shotgun sequence genome window below encodes:
- the LOC144135437 gene encoding uncharacterized protein LOC144135437 isoform X1, producing MAAKHLSVGGANDDTDHDTLAQRSTGIKRRTITFDEIKHTALTTTPEPFTSPLSCAWLAMVLIGLFIIVSVILTLCYLFKKGHPPLPTSPSVLHVTTSSQKNSNHYTIVVSTSTSWARMKYPKTRNAVESQDFAKKPEDYFSCS from the exons ATGGCTGCGAAACACCTTTCTGTTGGCGGCGCTAACGATGACACTGATCACGATACATTAGCACAGCGATCGACAG GCATCAAGAGAAGAACCAT AACATTCGATGAAATAAAACACACAGCCCTGACCACCACACCAGAGCCTTTTACATCACCTCTTTCCTGCGCTTGGCTTGCCATGGTGCTCATCGGCCTGTTCATCATAGTGTCCGTCATTCTCACTCTCTGCTATCTCTTCAAGAAAG GTCACCCACCCCTGCCCACAAGCCCTTCTGTCCTTC ATGTGACAACATCCAGCCAGAAAAATAGCAACCACTACACCATAGTGGTAAGTACAAGCACATCCTGGGCTCGAATGAAATATCCAAAAACCAGAAATGCGGTCGAATCTCAAGATTTTGCAAAGAAGCCAGAAGATTATTTCTCTTGCTCCTAG
- the LOC144135437 gene encoding uncharacterized protein LOC144135437 isoform X2 translates to MAAKHLSVGGANDDTDHDTLAQRSTGIKRRTITFDEIKHTALTTTPEPFTSPLSCAWLAMVLIGLFIIVSVILTLCYLFKKGHPPLPTSPSVLHVTTSSQKNSNHYTIVANITLTTHDKNDGTMTSRKT, encoded by the exons ATGGCTGCGAAACACCTTTCTGTTGGCGGCGCTAACGATGACACTGATCACGATACATTAGCACAGCGATCGACAG GCATCAAGAGAAGAACCAT AACATTCGATGAAATAAAACACACAGCCCTGACCACCACACCAGAGCCTTTTACATCACCTCTTTCCTGCGCTTGGCTTGCCATGGTGCTCATCGGCCTGTTCATCATAGTGTCCGTCATTCTCACTCTCTGCTATCTCTTCAAGAAAG GTCACCCACCCCTGCCCACAAGCCCTTCTGTCCTTC ATGTGACAACATCCAGCCAGAAAAATAGCAACCACTACACCATAGTG gCCAACATCACTCTTACTACACATGATAAAAACGATGGCACAATGACATCGCGAAAAACATAG
- the LOC144134474 gene encoding ubiquinol-cytochrome-c reductase complex assembly factor 2, translating to MKLCSVWRADPSRSGKCLGEFIRRRVAEEFRQSDQTVLPDPNECARRLNSLRALASDRYSRLYPRISVSSASDLTRAECSKVIFANLHSPESGDVEQSLLEKLKKTFSFKSGVPESESEKPKK from the coding sequence ATGAAACTTTGTAGCGTTTGGCGTGCTGACCCTTCGAGAAGCGGCAAATGTTTGGGCGAGTTCATTCGGCGTAGAGTGGCCGAAGAGTTCCGCCAGAGCGACCAGACCGTCCTGCCGGATCCCAACGAGTGCGCGCGTCGCCTGAACAGCCTGCGTGCCCTTGCCTCCGACCGCTACAGCAGGCTGTACCCGAGGATCTCTGTGTCGTCTGCTTCGGATCTCACGCGGGCCGAGTGCTCCAAGGTGATCTTCGCGAACCTGCACAGCCCCGAAAGCGGCGACGTTGAGCAGTCGCTGCTGGAGAAGCTGaagaaaacgttttctttcaagAGTGGCGTCCCCGAATCGGAGTCCGAAAAACCCAAGAAGTGA